In Odontesthes bonariensis isolate fOdoBon6 chromosome 9, fOdoBon6.hap1, whole genome shotgun sequence, the following proteins share a genomic window:
- the LOC142388748 gene encoding uncharacterized protein LOC142388748, whose protein sequence is MYLARPPSCKQTVDPSATTSTQGLMVPKTSTWIDTHEAEEDVAASEMSVSFQEMSLEDEPSDISYLPPSGSSQSSPDRDSGSASANGDGWAERKWLVSESRLLQLFQICAVCGAAVAETRTTTHSSQIKIQWNCLNNHSGTWASCPDRRGMAENNLLISASILFTGATHTTLLDWANLLHTPIPKNTQFYKMQEVYLIPVIQQAYRDQHETIMERLLQHCASGHTIDLCGDARCDSPGFSSKYSTYSFQDDTTKEIVHVELVQVTEATSSVAMELTGFQRGLDYLLERGLKVGFVTTDRSPSIRKVMRENYSSIRHEFDIWHVAKGVKKKLTAISNKKGTKDLQPWIRSITNHLYFSCDSSKGDEEVCVRRWTGLLHHICGIHRWEDGGAECTCPHPPLTEEQQKRKKWLDKNSPAFLGLQTVVMDKDLLRDLKQMTLFKLTGSLEVYHSAMLKYAEKRVHYGYDGMRARTQLAIMDHNSNVDRPQATTKKGEPRQRFVFPKQSDRWIAKPINKKTQQAFRDDLMQRVLERRDDPTVIYSEPPQHRSSAKT, encoded by the exons ATGTACCTAGCAAGACCTCCTTCTTGCAAGCAAACAGTG GATCCCAGTGCCACAACATCAACACAGGGTTTGATGGTCCCCAAGACCTCAACATGGATTGATACACAC gaagctgaagaagatgTCGCTGCCTCGGAGATGAGTGTGAGCTTTCAGGAGATGTCACTGGAGGACGAGCCCTCTGACATCAGCTACTTACCTCCCAGTGGATCATCTCAATCAAGTCCTGATAGAGATTCTGGTTCAGCTTCTGCCAATGGAGATGGGTGGGCTGAAAGGAAGTGGCTTGTTAGTGAATCAAGACTCCTGCAACTTTTCCAAATCTGTGCAGTATGTGGTGCAGCTGTTGCAGAGACGAGAACCACAACACATTCAAGCCAaataaaaattcagtggaactGCCTGAATAATCACTCCGGTACGTGGGCTTCCTGCCCTGATCGGCGAGGGATGGCAGAAAATAACCTCCTCATCAGCGCATCCATACTTTTCACAGGGGCTACGCACACAACCCTACTGGACTGGGCTAATCTTCTACATACACCAATCCCCAAGAATACACAGTTCTACAAGATGCAAGAGGTCTACCTCATACCGGTTATACAACAGGCCTACAGAGACCAACATGAAACAATCATGGAACGTCTCCTGCAACATTGTGCATCGGGCCATACAATTGACCTTTGTGGTGATGCAAGATGTGACAGCCCCG gtttcaGTAGCAAGTATTCCACCTACAGCTTTCAAGATGACACCACAAAGGAAATTGTGCACGTTGAGTTGGTCCAG GTTACCGAGGCAACCAGTTCGGTTGCAATGGAGCTGACAGGGTTCCAGAGGGGACTTGATTATTTACTGGAGAGGGGACTGAAAGTTGGTTTTGTGACAACTGACCGATCGCCGTCAATTCGCAAAGTCATGAGGGAGAACTACAGCAGTATTCGACACGAATTTGATATTTGGCACGTCGCGAAAG GTGTGAAGAAAAAGCTGACTGCCATTTCCAATAAGAAGGGCACCAAAGACCTTCAGCCATGGATAAGATCCATTACAAATCATTTGTACTTTTCATGCGACTCATCCAAGGGAGATGAAGAG GTCTGTGTTCGTCGTTGGACGGGTCTTCTCCACCACATCTGTGGTATTCACAGATGGGAAGATGGTGGTGCCGAATGCACTTGCCCTCATCCACCACTAACCGAGGAACAGCAGAAGCGCAAGAAGTGGCTGGACAAAAACTCGCCCGCTTTCCTTGGACTGCAGACAGTAGTGATGGATAAGGACCTTCTAAGAGACCTGAAGCAAATGACACTCTTCAAGCTCACCG GATCTCTGGAGGTGTACCATTCAGCAATGCTGAAATATGCTGAGAAGAGAGTTCATTACGGCTACGACGGCATGAGGGCCCGCACCCAACTTGCCATCATGGATCACAACAGCAATGTTGACCGACCAcaggcaacaacaaaaaagg gGGAACCTAGGCAAAGATTTGTCTTCCCAAAGCAGAGCGACCGTTGGATTGCCAAGCCCATCaacaaaaagacacaacagGCATTCCGTGACGACCTCATGCAGCGTGTCTTGGAGAGGAGAGATGACCCAACCGTCATATACTCCGAACCTCCACAACATCGCTCCAGTGCCAAGACCTAA